The Kribbella shirazensis genomic interval GCCGCCGGCTTCCCGCCCGGGTCGTCGTCGGTGGTGCAGCGGTTGTGGGACGTCTTCATCGCGGAGGACGCGTCGCTGGTGGAGGTGAATCCGCTGGTCAAGCTCGGCGACGGGTCACTGGAGGCGCTCGACGGGAAGGTGACGCTCGACGACAACGCGGCGTACCGGCATCCGGATCACGCGTCGTTCGACGACAAGAGGGCCGCGGACCCGTTGGAGGCCGAGGCGCATGCGAAGGGCTTGAACTACGTCAAGCTCGACGGCTCGGTCGGCATCATCGGCAACGGCGCGGGTCTGGTCATGTCGACGCTGGACGTGGTCGCGTACGCCGGTTCGCAGTACGGCGTGAAACCGGCGAACTTCCTCGACATCGGCGGCGGTGCCTCGGCCGAGGTGATGGCGAACGGACTCGGGATCATCCTGTCCGACCCGCAGGTGCGCAGTGTGTTCGTGAACGTGTTCGGCGGGATCACCGCCTGCGACGCGGTCTCGAACGGCATCGTGCAGGCGCTCGCGCTGCTCGGCACCCAGGCCGACAAGCCGCTGGTCGTCCGCCTGGACGGCAACAACGTCGAGGAAGGCCGCAAGATCCTTGCCCGCGCCAACCATCCGCTCGTGACCGTGGTCGACACCATGGACGGCGCCGCAGCGCGCGCCGCCGAGCTGGCCGCCTAGAAAGGACTGTTCGAAATGGCGATCTTCCTGACCGAGAAGAGCCGGGTCGTCGTACAAGGCATGACCGGGTCCGAGGGACAGAAGCACACCAGCCGGATGCTTGCCGCCGGCACC includes:
- the sucC gene encoding ADP-forming succinate--CoA ligase subunit beta; this translates as MDLMEYQAKELFARHGVPVTLGRVIEDAADAADAARELGGRVVVKAQVKTGGRGKAGGVKLAATPDEAVAKAGEILGMDIKGHTVQRVLLAPAADIAEEYYFSFLVDRANREYLCIASTEGGVEIEEVAHTSPDAIAKVRIDPAIGVDDGKAAEIVAAAGFPPGSSSVVQRLWDVFIAEDASLVEVNPLVKLGDGSLEALDGKVTLDDNAAYRHPDHASFDDKRAADPLEAEAHAKGLNYVKLDGSVGIIGNGAGLVMSTLDVVAYAGSQYGVKPANFLDIGGGASAEVMANGLGIILSDPQVRSVFVNVFGGITACDAVSNGIVQALALLGTQADKPLVVRLDGNNVEEGRKILARANHPLVTVVDTMDGAAARAAELAA